A genome region from Chlorobaculum tepidum TLS includes the following:
- a CDS encoding DUF2442 domain-containing protein, with protein MNLLKHGESISAVEVSNISQHGIWLLAHGKELFLSYADFPWFRDQTVKSILNVKEQSPGHFWWPDLDVDLTEEIIENPERFPLVADARVIYK; from the coding sequence ATGAACTTGTTAAAGCATGGAGAAAGCATTTCAGCAGTTGAGGTGTCGAATATATCACAGCACGGCATCTGGCTTCTTGCTCACGGGAAAGAGCTTTTTTTGTCGTATGCTGATTTTCCGTGGTTTAGGGATCAGACGGTAAAATCGATTCTCAACGTCAAGGAGCAGTCGCCCGGTCATTTCTGGTGGCCCGATCTGGATGTCGATTTGACGGAGGAAATTATAGAAAATCCGGAACGCTTTCCGCTTGTTGCTGATGCACGGGTGATATATAAATAA
- the aroA gene encoding 3-phosphoshikimate 1-carboxyvinyltransferase: MSTFQGEVTTLPPDKSISHRAALIGALAEGTTEISNFSGGYDNQSTLSVLRDAGISIRQEELSAGDGRIERRVVIESNGLWSFREPSVPLMCNNSGSTMRMMAGIMAAQPFRSELVGDASLMKRPMKRVADPLRQMGAEISLSDAGTAPVVIHGTKALKTIEYRLPVPSAQVKSLVAFAALHADGQSKIIEPIRSRDHTELMLGLATIDRPDGVREIIIDGRKPIAAKPFKVPADPSAACFMIALGLLGERSEIVLRNVCLNPTRVAYIDVLQEAGAGLGIENVRSEGGEPVGDIVVRSCSGLKPLRISDHGVVAGVIDEVPMLAVLSAFASGEFELHNAAELRTKESDRIDALVVNLQRLGFECEQYADGFVVKGRKTVASEEVEIECFDDHRIAMSFTIAAEAAGASLRLSDRDVAGVSFPNFFALIDSLRQ, from the coding sequence ATGAGCACTTTTCAGGGCGAGGTGACGACCCTTCCGCCGGACAAATCGATTTCGCATCGCGCCGCGCTTATCGGCGCGCTCGCCGAAGGCACGACCGAGATTTCCAACTTTTCGGGTGGATACGATAACCAGTCAACCCTGTCGGTGCTGCGCGATGCCGGTATTTCCATTCGACAGGAGGAGCTTTCCGCCGGTGACGGGCGGATCGAGCGGCGCGTGGTGATCGAGTCGAACGGCCTCTGGAGTTTCCGTGAGCCCTCCGTGCCGCTGATGTGCAACAACTCCGGCAGTACGATGCGCATGATGGCGGGTATTATGGCCGCGCAGCCTTTCCGGAGCGAGCTGGTGGGTGACGCTTCGCTGATGAAGCGCCCGATGAAGCGCGTCGCCGATCCGCTGCGGCAGATGGGCGCCGAAATTTCGCTTTCCGACGCCGGAACCGCGCCGGTCGTCATCCACGGCACCAAAGCGCTGAAGACGATCGAGTACCGTCTGCCGGTGCCCTCGGCGCAGGTGAAGTCGCTCGTGGCCTTTGCGGCGCTGCACGCCGATGGCCAGTCGAAAATCATCGAGCCGATCCGTTCGCGCGACCATACCGAGCTGATGCTGGGCCTCGCAACCATCGATCGGCCCGACGGCGTTCGCGAGATCATCATCGACGGGCGCAAGCCGATTGCCGCCAAACCGTTCAAGGTACCCGCCGATCCCTCGGCGGCCTGCTTCATGATCGCCCTCGGCCTGCTCGGCGAGCGCTCGGAGATCGTGCTGCGCAACGTCTGCCTCAATCCGACGCGCGTGGCCTACATCGACGTGTTGCAGGAGGCGGGCGCGGGCCTCGGCATCGAGAACGTGCGTTCGGAGGGCGGCGAGCCGGTGGGTGATATCGTCGTCCGGAGCTGCTCCGGCTTGAAGCCGCTGCGCATCAGCGACCACGGCGTTGTGGCTGGGGTGATCGACGAGGTGCCGATGCTTGCCGTGCTCTCGGCCTTCGCCTCGGGCGAGTTCGAGCTGCACAACGCCGCCGAGCTGCGCACCAAGGAGAGCGACCGCATCGACGCGCTGGTGGTGAATCTTCAGCGTCTCGGCTTCGAGTGCGAGCAGTACGCCGATGGCTTTGTGGTGAAGGGACGGAAAACCGTCGCTTCAGAAGAGGTTGAGATCGAGTGCTTCGACGACCACCGCATCGCCATGAGCTTCACCATCGCCGCCGAAGCCGCCGGCGCATCGCTGCGCCTCTCGGATCGCGACGTGGCGGGCGTGTCGTTCCCGAATTTCTTCGCCCTGATCGACTCGCTGCGGCAGTAG
- a CDS encoding helicase HerA domain-containing protein, whose amino-acid sequence MSIEQGLNSRRENDKQVESQQWFQKLIQADQYVGDIYSINYETARVIIHDFYREKVGGIPSLSFLIATRVDPSKTDIDFKKEDASFVLLRVMDAAALPQDKEAERIRVETAQRISGETEKHWDDAGSMDLRTKNILGFAGVQCRIIGTFFLEENGQNGDAPLNLKFGSDISNYYPNRGLKVYKPNGKALEQIVNYADPTSIQAHTEKYGNTERVKLGFVRYASTNRKYQQVDDVPVYIYPADLLSQKSALFGMTRTGKSNTTKIIAKSVFELRKNENPNDRPLRIGQIIFDPNGEYANENVQDNNSALKNVWQLLPNGVKANEVITYGITRHPNDLERTLMLLNFFETSNTQIGKSIIDSILSEDSTNYIKQFCQVSFDEPDPNDRSATTRYNRRLLAYRSVLARAGFQVPPSLRASTRGLFNQDLITALQTGRNNNPPTPEYVSAAQVFSNPNPAWGQLANAFEALDKFIRDSSSNYTAFENAYVSRPNGSGDRWADEDLKKIIGIFQYSNGTRKIGKAAEQHSADTTSDYAEDIYNHLVQGKLVIIDQSSGEPELNKSSATRIMTKIFKENQRKFVQGETNIPEILVYVEEAHNILPAGNDLDLSDIWVRTAKEGSKYRIGMVYATQEVSSIQKNILKNTANWFISHLNNTDETKELCKYYDFADFEPSIRRAQDKGFLRVKTLSNLFVIPVQVDRFEV is encoded by the coding sequence ATGAGTATAGAACAGGGACTTAACTCAAGACGAGAAAACGACAAACAAGTTGAAAGCCAACAATGGTTTCAAAAGCTTATTCAAGCAGACCAGTATGTTGGTGACATTTACTCTATCAACTATGAGACAGCAAGAGTAATCATTCACGACTTTTACAGAGAGAAAGTTGGTGGAATACCAAGTTTAAGTTTTCTAATTGCGACACGAGTTGACCCAAGTAAAACAGATATTGACTTTAAAAAGGAAGATGCTTCATTTGTTCTTTTACGAGTAATGGATGCAGCAGCTTTACCACAAGACAAAGAAGCAGAAAGAATTAGAGTTGAAACGGCTCAAAGAATAAGCGGAGAAACTGAAAAACATTGGGATGATGCAGGTTCAATGGACTTGCGAACAAAAAACATTCTTGGATTTGCTGGTGTTCAATGCCGAATTATTGGAACATTCTTTCTTGAAGAAAACGGTCAAAATGGTGACGCCCCTCTTAACCTGAAATTTGGTAGCGATATTTCTAATTATTACCCAAACAGGGGCTTGAAAGTTTATAAGCCAAACGGAAAAGCACTTGAACAAATCGTAAATTACGCAGACCCTACAAGTATTCAGGCTCACACAGAGAAATACGGAAACACAGAGAGAGTGAAACTTGGATTTGTTCGCTATGCTTCAACAAATCGTAAATATCAGCAAGTAGATGATGTTCCAGTTTATATATATCCTGCGGACTTGCTATCTCAAAAATCTGCATTGTTCGGTATGACAAGAACGGGTAAATCAAACACCACTAAAATTATCGCCAAATCAGTATTTGAATTAAGAAAAAATGAAAATCCTAATGACAGACCGCTACGAATAGGGCAAATTATTTTTGACCCAAATGGTGAGTATGCAAATGAAAATGTTCAGGACAATAATTCCGCTCTTAAAAATGTTTGGCAACTTTTGCCTAATGGTGTAAAGGCAAACGAAGTTATTACCTATGGAATTACAAGACATCCAAATGACCTTGAAAGAACCTTAATGCTTTTAAACTTCTTTGAAACAAGTAATACGCAGATTGGAAAAAGTATTATTGATAGCATCCTATCAGAAGATAGCACTAATTACATCAAACAATTCTGCCAAGTAAGCTTTGATGAACCTGACCCAAATGACCGAAGTGCAACTACACGTTATAACAGACGATTATTAGCCTATCGTTCAGTATTAGCCAGAGCAGGTTTTCAAGTTCCACCAAGTTTAAGGGCAAGCACAAGGGGTCTATTTAATCAAGACTTGATTACCGCCCTTCAAACGGGAAGAAATAATAATCCGCCAACCCCTGAATATGTTTCAGCAGCACAAGTATTCTCAAACCCAAATCCTGCTTGGGGTCAACTTGCTAACGCTTTTGAAGCATTAGATAAATTCATTCGAGACAGCAGTAGTAATTACACCGCATTTGAAAATGCTTATGTAAGTCGTCCTAATGGTTCAGGCGACAGATGGGCTGATGAAGATTTGAAAAAAATTATTGGCATTTTTCAATATTCCAACGGAACTAGAAAAATCGGCAAAGCGGCAGAACAACATAGTGCCGACACAACAAGTGATTATGCAGAAGATATTTACAACCACCTTGTTCAAGGTAAATTGGTAATAATTGACCAATCAAGTGGAGAACCCGAACTCAACAAATCTTCTGCGACCAGAATAATGACAAAGATTTTCAAAGAAAATCAAAGAAAATTTGTTCAAGGCGAAACAAACATTCCTGAAATTTTAGTTTATGTTGAAGAAGCCCACAATATTTTGCCTGCAGGTAATGATTTAGATTTATCAGACATTTGGGTAAGGACTGCAAAAGAAGGTTCTAAGTATCGCATCGGAATGGTTTACGCCACGCAAGAAGTAAGCAGCATTCAAAAGAACATTCTTAAAAACACTGCCAATTGGTTTATTAGCCATTTGAACAATACCGATGAGACAAAAGAACTTTGCAAGTATTACGACTTTGCAGACTTTGAACCATCCATAAGACGAGCCCAAGATAAAGGGTTTTTAAGAGTAAAGACTTTAAGTAACCTATTTGTCATTCCAGTTCAAGTGGACAGGTTTGAAGTTTAA
- the rpsU gene encoding 30S ribosomal protein S21: MVSVQVNENESIDKLLKRFKKKYERAGVLKEFRKKAYFVKPSIEKRLKRSRSKRRAQRANEERNS, from the coding sequence TTGGTCAGCGTTCAGGTGAATGAAAACGAATCGATTGACAAGCTGCTCAAACGTTTCAAAAAGAAATACGAGAGAGCAGGCGTTCTGAAGGAGTTTCGTAAAAAGGCGTACTTCGTGAAGCCTTCGATCGAAAAACGTCTGAAGCGTTCAAGAAGCAAGCGTCGCGCACAGCGCGCTAACGAAGAGCGCAACTCCTGA
- a CDS encoding DUF4160 domain-containing protein, with translation MSPTVFCEQGFRFFFFLREEKRMHVHVISGDGEAKFWLEPELELAKNHGYSRIQLKQIESIVEAHSDELVKAWRKHFSS, from the coding sequence ATGAGTCCTACCGTTTTTTGTGAGCAGGGATTTCGATTTTTCTTCTTTTTGCGTGAAGAGAAAAGGATGCATGTGCACGTTATATCGGGGGACGGCGAGGCGAAGTTTTGGCTGGAACCTGAACTTGAACTTGCAAAGAATCATGGATATTCCAGAATTCAGTTGAAGCAGATTGAATCAATAGTGGAGGCGCACAGCGATGAACTTGTTAAAGCATGGAGAAAGCATTTCAGCAGTTGA
- a CDS encoding ISL3 family transposase: MQSLSSHYHQLLGLPSNWEVENVNLSMSSRQVEIRLAFTGKQGECPICGQSCLIYDHAAEQRWRHLDTMQFETILVARLPRCQCKEHGVKTVQAPWAARHSRFTLLFESFAVELLLHCANIKAASRLLRLNWHTVNQIMRRAVQRGLVRRKTETVEYLGIDEKSFKAGQHDVTTLTDLGERRVLEVVEHRTTEATKELLASLNDSQQAGVKAVSVDMWKPFIHAVQELLPKADLVHDRFHISKYLNEAVDLVRRKECRQLDKAGDKRLIGSTYVWLRNPENMGEQQQAELGKLMDAEFRTGKAWSLKNMFRAFWQLGCADAGTFFFEYWSKRIDEVGLVPLTKVKELLQRHFGNVLTWFKHPITNAVSEGLNSKIQIVKASARGFHRFESYRIRILFYCGKLNMAIGS, encoded by the coding sequence ATGCAGAGCCTGTCAAGCCATTACCACCAACTGTTAGGTCTTCCCTCAAACTGGGAAGTCGAGAACGTCAACTTGTCGATGAGTAGCCGGCAAGTGGAGATCAGACTGGCCTTTACCGGCAAGCAGGGCGAGTGTCCAATCTGCGGCCAATCATGCCTCATCTATGACCATGCCGCTGAGCAGCGGTGGCGTCATCTTGATACGATGCAGTTCGAGACGATTCTGGTGGCCCGTTTGCCTCGTTGCCAATGCAAGGAGCATGGAGTCAAAACCGTTCAGGCGCCATGGGCGGCACGGCATTCTCGTTTCACGTTGCTGTTCGAGAGCTTCGCCGTCGAGCTGTTGTTGCACTGTGCCAATATCAAGGCGGCGTCGCGCCTGTTGCGCTTGAACTGGCATACCGTCAATCAAATCATGCGACGCGCCGTTCAGCGAGGATTGGTTCGCCGGAAAACCGAAACCGTCGAGTATCTGGGCATCGATGAAAAAAGCTTCAAGGCGGGCCAGCATGACGTCACAACGCTGACTGATCTCGGCGAAAGGCGCGTGCTTGAGGTGGTCGAGCATCGCACGACCGAGGCGACCAAAGAGCTGCTTGCATCGCTGAACGACAGCCAGCAAGCAGGGGTCAAGGCGGTCTCGGTCGATATGTGGAAACCCTTTATCCATGCCGTTCAAGAGCTGTTGCCGAAGGCCGATCTGGTGCATGATCGCTTTCATATCAGCAAGTATCTCAATGAGGCTGTCGATCTGGTGCGTCGCAAGGAGTGTCGCCAACTCGACAAGGCCGGAGACAAACGCCTGATCGGCTCAACATATGTCTGGCTGCGTAATCCGGAAAACATGGGTGAGCAGCAACAGGCCGAGCTGGGCAAGCTGATGGACGCGGAGTTCAGAACCGGGAAGGCGTGGTCGTTGAAAAATATGTTTCGAGCCTTCTGGCAGCTTGGTTGCGCTGATGCCGGGACGTTTTTTTTCGAGTACTGGTCGAAGCGGATCGATGAGGTTGGTCTGGTTCCGTTGACGAAGGTCAAAGAGCTGCTTCAGCGCCATTTCGGCAACGTCTTGACCTGGTTCAAACACCCGATCACCAACGCAGTTTCCGAAGGCTTGAACAGCAAGATTCAGATCGTCAAGGCCTCTGCAAGAGGGTTTCACCGGTTCGAGAGTTACCGAATCCGGATTTTGTTTTACTGCGGAAAACTCAACATGGCTATCGGATCATGA
- the alr gene encoding alanine racemase encodes MSASHEQNSAAAPNGPNLSEALISLGNLRHNLACIRAITGPQCRVMGIVKANAYGHGATQVTATLEAEGVRDFGVANIYEAIELLQEHRMLPDSRILAFASPLAGHIDLYLQHGVEMTVCDHETARAAESIAAACGRRLQVQLKVDTGMGRLGVTPEEAAELLELIEACPNLELTGIYTHFAESDKPEGFTARQLERFLHVTGAYERRTGKTVTKHAANSGAIISMPDARLDMVRPGILLYGCHPVDAAPSTVPVRPVMQFQSRVIFVKEVPAGTAISYNRTWSAPKATRIATISAGYADGFHRALSNQARVSIGGKSFPQVGTITMDQTMVNLGSDDSVKVGDTAVLFGWDGPSAGEQALAAGTISYELLCSVSRRVRRIVV; translated from the coding sequence GTGAGCGCCAGTCACGAACAGAACTCCGCCGCCGCGCCGAACGGCCCTAACCTTTCGGAAGCGCTCATTTCACTCGGCAATCTCCGCCACAACCTCGCCTGCATCCGCGCCATCACCGGGCCGCAATGCCGTGTCATGGGCATCGTCAAGGCCAACGCCTATGGTCACGGAGCCACGCAGGTCACGGCAACGCTCGAAGCAGAGGGAGTGCGGGATTTCGGCGTGGCCAACATTTACGAAGCGATCGAACTTCTTCAGGAGCACCGGATGCTGCCGGACTCGCGCATCCTCGCTTTCGCCTCGCCTCTCGCCGGACATATCGATCTGTATCTGCAACACGGCGTGGAAATGACCGTCTGCGACCACGAAACTGCCCGAGCTGCCGAATCGATTGCCGCCGCATGCGGTAGACGGCTCCAGGTGCAGCTCAAGGTCGATACCGGCATGGGGCGGCTCGGCGTCACGCCCGAAGAAGCAGCGGAACTGCTGGAGCTGATCGAGGCCTGCCCGAACCTTGAGTTGACCGGCATCTACACCCATTTCGCTGAAAGCGACAAGCCTGAAGGATTCACTGCCCGGCAACTCGAACGTTTCCTGCACGTAACCGGCGCTTACGAGCGTCGAACGGGCAAAACCGTGACGAAGCATGCGGCAAACAGCGGAGCCATTATCTCGATGCCAGACGCACGGCTCGACATGGTGCGCCCGGGGATTCTGCTCTATGGCTGCCATCCGGTTGACGCCGCACCCTCGACCGTTCCCGTCAGGCCGGTGATGCAGTTCCAGAGCCGTGTGATCTTCGTCAAGGAGGTGCCCGCAGGCACGGCCATCAGCTACAACCGCACATGGAGCGCGCCTAAAGCGACACGAATCGCGACGATCTCCGCCGGATATGCCGACGGCTTCCATCGCGCGCTTTCCAACCAAGCGCGGGTGAGCATCGGCGGCAAAAGCTTCCCGCAGGTCGGCACGATCACAATGGATCAGACGATGGTCAATCTGGGTAGTGATGATTCGGTCAAGGTCGGCGACACGGCAGTGCTCTTCGGCTGGGACGGCCCGTCGGCAGGTGAGCAGGCCCTCGCCGCCGGAACGATCAGCTACGAACTGCTCTGTTCGGTTTCCCGCCGCGTCAGAAGAATAGTTGTTTAA
- a CDS encoding ComEA family DNA-binding protein: MNFLNNIAVKLGITRAEITAVTLLTFFLLLGGALKYSGSVQNTDKAIKKAETARYSEAEVDSLLSLAMKPGDTVAAETSGVVAENAEQEETAPKSSARRTSKKQFSGTIVFRTASASQLQMIPGVGPMMAKRLIEFRKQNGGKVEHFNDFLKVKGIGKKKLELLQKHLTLN, encoded by the coding sequence ATGAATTTTCTCAACAACATCGCCGTCAAACTCGGCATCACCAGAGCGGAAATAACCGCCGTCACACTGCTCACCTTCTTCCTGCTGCTCGGAGGAGCGCTGAAGTACAGCGGTTCGGTGCAGAATACCGACAAGGCGATCAAAAAAGCCGAAACGGCCCGCTACTCCGAAGCCGAGGTGGACAGTCTGCTCAGCCTCGCCATGAAGCCCGGCGATACGGTGGCGGCTGAAACCTCCGGCGTCGTTGCGGAAAATGCGGAACAGGAGGAGACAGCGCCGAAATCTTCGGCAAGGCGTACATCGAAAAAACAGTTTTCCGGAACCATCGTTTTCAGAACGGCGTCGGCTTCGCAACTCCAGATGATCCCCGGCGTCGGTCCGATGATGGCCAAGCGCCTTATCGAGTTCCGAAAACAGAATGGGGGAAAAGTCGAACATTTTAACGATTTTCTGAAAGTCAAGGGAATCGGCAAGAAAAAACTCGAACTCCTCCAAAAGCATCTTACCCTCAACTGA
- a CDS encoding DNA double-strand break repair nuclease NurA translates to MSFEGEFASYEPLRRLLDSEKVKSLQNRLKIRQQEEETEDFEGSIVKKSDLTESTLQPDLVLAIDGSNLAAKAENGFPGAEFGYITIASVLIDLKLIGELEKKEFVEPKKFRETEKASTIESVFPGCNVILDTEKNAKSSLRRALFEELRSNTIFSDGESLLDTYEHLFRIKREHFQERNLPRSPIEGVEEEMTYDFGEYTCPHSGEPLFSTDALRLHELMNPGGSNGEMFGQIMSTLEKLWLVHILRAFERKGWLATLRRVAFIMDGPLAVFSTSSWLTKVISHELTRLNDLQRKINGQDLLIIGIEKSGTFFNHFIEIDTTKDGVTDKFPKQSALLLNDGYIKRNIIFSESIKPYGQDTYFGRKLFYKAASGQKIVPVVACFNEYQRNLNTANPDQFTRLADVMNLLDLLVSSRYPNSVSPLVSAHAEAAIPLNLGKRIFEDIAREIREKSKE, encoded by the coding sequence ATGAGTTTTGAAGGAGAATTTGCCAGTTACGAGCCTTTAAGACGGTTACTTGATAGTGAAAAAGTTAAATCACTTCAAAACCGACTTAAAATAAGGCAACAGGAAGAAGAAACAGAAGACTTTGAAGGTTCAATAGTCAAAAAATCTGATTTGACCGAAAGTACCTTACAACCTGATTTAGTTCTTGCAATTGATGGAAGCAATTTAGCTGCTAAAGCAGAAAACGGATTTCCTGGTGCTGAATTTGGTTACATTACCATTGCTTCCGTATTAATTGACTTGAAATTAATTGGAGAGTTAGAAAAAAAGGAATTTGTTGAACCAAAGAAATTTCGTGAAACCGAAAAAGCATCAACCATTGAAAGCGTTTTTCCCGGTTGTAATGTAATTCTCGATACAGAAAAAAATGCTAAGTCTTCCTTACGGAGAGCTTTATTTGAAGAGTTACGCAGCAACACCATTTTTTCAGATGGAGAAAGTTTGCTTGATACCTACGAGCATCTTTTTAGAATAAAACGTGAACATTTTCAAGAAAGAAATTTACCAAGAAGCCCAATTGAGGGAGTTGAAGAAGAAATGACTTATGACTTTGGGGAATATACTTGTCCTCATTCAGGCGAGCCGCTTTTCTCAACTGATGCTTTGCGTTTACACGAACTTATGAACCCAGGCGGGAGCAATGGTGAAATGTTTGGGCAAATAATGTCCACTCTTGAAAAACTTTGGCTTGTTCACATTCTAAGAGCATTTGAACGCAAAGGTTGGTTAGCAACACTTCGCAGAGTTGCTTTTATAATGGATGGACCTTTAGCCGTATTTAGCACTTCATCTTGGTTAACAAAAGTTATAAGTCACGAATTAACTCGGCTGAATGACCTTCAACGGAAAATAAATGGTCAAGACCTTTTAATCATTGGAATTGAAAAATCAGGAACATTCTTCAATCACTTCATTGAGATAGACACTACCAAAGATGGCGTAACTGATAAATTTCCAAAACAATCTGCCTTACTCTTAAATGACGGCTACATAAAACGAAATATCATTTTTTCTGAGAGTATCAAACCTTACGGTCAAGACACTTATTTTGGAAGAAAACTTTTCTACAAAGCGGCATCAGGTCAAAAAATTGTTCCTGTCGTAGCTTGTTTCAACGAGTATCAAAGAAATCTTAATACAGCAAATCCTGACCAATTTACAAGATTAGCAGATGTTATGAATTTGCTAGACCTACTTGTTTCAAGCAGATACCCGAATTCTGTTTCTCCGTTAGTTTCAGCACACGCAGAAGCAGCAATTCCTTTGAACTTAGGCAAGCGAATTTTTGAAGACATTGCAAGAGAAATAAGAGAGAAATCAAAAGAATGA
- a CDS encoding cystathionine beta-synthase encodes MTNDIFDISDNTPLVLMKQLTRQKRARFMAKLEYMSPCFSHYCRVSGAIVRDAEERGAIHPGMTLVDWTFGTSGIALAMAAVSRGYKVLLAAPESICREKQEVLRALGAELVLTPSEALPGDLQSCVDVAENLVRTLPNAWFANMYQNPVSRQVHQDGTGPEIFRQTEGKVTHLFVPMASGAMISGIGRYFKSVNPEVQIIGVEPEGSVYGDLHGGKSQGTPSAFQLEDIGAVRPTSFWDPNVIDRIVQVSDADAFNCGRELLRAEAVFAGGASGAAMAAALREGEAYGDDALVVVMMTDFGGYDLSRMYNDDWMRRQGFYRKSKTALDQITADDILQRKAHKDLIFAQPEQTLAEVFETMKQNDVSQMPIVSFGAPIGSISENRILSILIENDSAMNAKVVAFMEKPFPVCQPDATISELSEKLQTNASGVLISLSDGRLQLINKSDLIDVLTRK; translated from the coding sequence ATGACCAACGACATTTTTGACATCTCGGACAACACTCCGCTGGTTCTCATGAAGCAGCTTACCCGGCAGAAGCGCGCACGGTTCATGGCGAAGCTCGAATACATGAGCCCCTGCTTTTCGCACTATTGCCGGGTTTCGGGGGCCATCGTGCGTGACGCCGAGGAGCGCGGGGCGATTCATCCCGGCATGACGCTCGTGGACTGGACCTTCGGCACCAGCGGCATCGCGCTCGCGATGGCCGCCGTCAGCCGGGGCTACAAAGTGTTGCTCGCCGCGCCGGAGAGCATCTGCCGCGAGAAGCAGGAGGTCCTTCGGGCGCTGGGCGCGGAGCTGGTGCTCACCCCGTCCGAGGCGCTGCCGGGCGATCTGCAAAGCTGCGTCGATGTAGCCGAGAACCTTGTCCGCACGCTGCCGAATGCCTGGTTTGCCAACATGTACCAAAATCCGGTCAGCCGCCAGGTGCATCAGGATGGCACGGGGCCAGAGATTTTCCGGCAGACTGAGGGCAAGGTGACGCACCTCTTCGTGCCGATGGCTTCGGGCGCGATGATCTCCGGGATCGGCCGCTACTTCAAATCGGTCAATCCGGAGGTTCAGATCATTGGCGTTGAGCCGGAGGGTTCGGTTTACGGCGATCTGCATGGCGGCAAGAGCCAAGGCACTCCCTCCGCGTTCCAGCTCGAAGATATCGGCGCGGTCAGGCCGACCTCTTTCTGGGACCCCAACGTGATCGACCGGATCGTGCAGGTCAGCGATGCCGACGCATTCAACTGCGGCCGCGAGTTGCTGCGTGCCGAAGCGGTCTTCGCGGGCGGAGCCTCCGGCGCGGCGATGGCTGCGGCTCTCCGGGAGGGCGAGGCGTACGGCGATGACGCGCTGGTGGTGGTGATGATGACCGACTTTGGCGGCTACGACCTGTCGCGCATGTACAACGATGACTGGATGCGGCGTCAGGGATTTTACCGGAAATCCAAGACCGCGCTCGACCAGATCACGGCGGACGACATTCTGCAACGCAAGGCCCACAAAGACCTCATCTTCGCCCAGCCTGAGCAGACGCTTGCCGAGGTTTTCGAAACAATGAAGCAGAACGACGTTTCCCAGATGCCCATTGTTTCGTTCGGCGCGCCCATCGGCAGCATCAGTGAAAACAGGATTCTCTCGATTCTCATTGAGAACGATTCGGCCATGAACGCCAAGGTGGTTGCCTTCATGGAAAAGCCGTTCCCGGTCTGCCAGCCCGATGCAACCATTTCCGAACTGTCGGAAAAATTGCAGACAAATGCATCCGGCGTGCTCATCAGCCTCAGCGATGGCCGCTTGCAACTGATTAACAAATCAGACCTTATCGATGTGCTGACTCGCAAGTGA